The nucleotide sequence GCCCGAGCTCTGCGCCTCCCCGCTCATGCCCCATGGCCCCAGATTTTTACCTCCGCCCGTCCCTTGCTGTCAGTGGGGCCCCAGGGTTCCCCAGGGAGTGACTCAGTTGCTTCTTGGTTCGGGGGCGTGTGTCTGGAGCTGGTGgcctgggtgcaggtggggccccGGGGGAGCCACTCCTCTGGAGGCACCGTGCCCCGCCCCGGCGTCCCGGGCTCCCATTGGCCCCAGCTGCTGGCTCCGCGGCCGCCTTGCCAGTGTGGGCTCGCTGGGCTCCTCCTCGGGGGCCAGGGCCGGCGTGGGCCACGGCGCCCGCTCGCGTTCCTGGAGCTGCTCGGAGGGGGGAGCTGAGGGGCAGAGGCCAAGGCGGCCGGTGAGGCCTGGGGGTGGGCCTGGGTGCGGGGCCCCTGTTTCCTCAGCACCCAGacgtctctgtgtgtgtttggctCACGGTCTCCCCGCCTCCGGTGGACGGGCTCTGTTCACGGTCTCTTGGGTCTGGCTCCTGCGTGTGCGtctctgcttctccgtctccccaGCCTGGCTCGCCGCTCTGTTTCTGCTCCTCCACTGGCCCTGTGCTCCTCTTGCTTCAGAGGTGCTGGCGTTGTTTCCAGGTCGAGTCTGGGACCCCCTGGCCCCCGGCTCTGGCTGGTTCTGGAGGCTCAGTGCCTCTCAGGGTACCGGGCACCGGGCAGAGAGGACAGCTCGATGTTGCCTGGGGCTTGTGACTCGGCGtctggatggagggatggatgacgAACTGGTCTTTTCCAGGGGGTCTGACTTGGAAGCTGGGGCAGCCGGCAGCATTTTCATGCTCTGTTCTTAGAGAACCAGAGAAAGGAGACTGAGGATTTGAAATCCTTCCTCGGGGCCTTGGCCTGGCCTGATCCCCGGAGCCTCTGCTTCCAGTGGTAGGTGGGGGGGAAGCAAGGGCCCGTGTTGTCCCTTAAAACCAGGGGCCGCCCGGGTCACTCAGAAGTGAGTGGGGCAGTGTCTTGAGCAGAATGTCTAAGCAACATTTACCAGCCACTTCTGGACTGGACCGCCGTGGGCCGGGACGGGGACAGGGCGCTGAAATTTCCAGAAGCCGGTCCCCGATAGAGCAGGGCCAGCCTTAGGCAATTCTCAGCCCAGACCTCAGTTTCCCAGGTACCGCCCACCTCTTGCCTGTCCCAGGCCACTGACGGGGCCGCAGGAAATAGAAAGTCCGTGCTGGAGACGCGGGTCCTTTTCTCTTCCCCCAGGGACTTGTCCGCGTCGTGGTGTCTGCCCTCGGTGGGCCCGACTCTCCCTTTGCTGTGGACACTCTGGCCTTTTTGTGGAGGGGGAGCGGGTGTGGCCAGTGCAGGCCGGGTGGCAAGGGTAGCCTCAGGCCTTTCTGAGCCGCTGGCacctggtccccccacccccacctcgggGGCTAGGCAGGTGGTGCAGGGCGGCATCGGCCGTCTCAGGAGATACGTTTGAGCCTGGTCGGGAGGATGCTGCTTCCGAGTGTGCTTGGGATGTGATTCCCAAGAGTgtcccccctctcttttttttttttttttttttaagattttatttatttattcatgagagctgcagagagagaggcagagacccaggctgagggagaagcaggctccctgcagggactccgacgccggactcgatcccaggaccctggggtgacaccctgggccgaaggcagctgctccaCTGCGGAGCCCCTGGGCGCCCTATGAGTGTCTCCCCCTTACACGTGCTCTGAACCCCCAACTCCCCCTCCCCAGTAGCAAAGTGTTGGTGGGAAATGACGTCGGGACTCCCGCAGGCAGTCCCGGGGCTCTTGCCTCGGCCGCACCTGTAGTAAAGGGAGGTGGCTTGGCCTCTGTCCTCTCCGAAGCGTGTCCGGAGGAGCCAGCATGACGCTGCGGCTGTGCTCGGGGAAGGCGTGGAGGCAGTGACCTGCCAGCGTGGCCTTGCTCGGGGTCCACAGGGAGGACGTGGTCACGGGGCGGCCCCGGCCTTGGACGCGGGCCCGATTTCTGGCCCCGCCGGCCGCCTCCGCTGCCGCTCAGCCAGGTTGGCGAGCACGTCGGAGGGGGTGTGGAGGGCAGAGTCCGCCGTCCGGCCCGGGGGTGTCCGAGAGGGTCCCCGGAGGGCCACGCAGAACCCAGGGAGccagtggggatgggggggggcagcggggcgGCAGGGGCGGGGTCCCCGGCGGCGGGCGCCCGCCTTCGTCCTGCTTCAGGGGAGCACGGCAGCCGCAGCCAGCCCTGGGCCGCAGTGTCCCGCGACGTCTCGCCTCGGAGTGGCCCTGCCGTTCGCGGTGGGCGCCGTCCCTCCCTGGGTGTCGTCCTGCCTTCTTCCCTCGCCTCCCGCCCTTCCCACCCCGGGGGGCTGGTCAGCGGCTCTGTATGGGGAGGCCGGGCTCCCggctcaccccccacccccttggctTCCCGAGCGCTGCTGTGCTCGTGGGCTTCCACTTGCGGTCTCCACGGCAGGCAGTGGGAGGTCATGCCGCTCCCGGGGGCCTCGTCCCCTCACGGACGAGGATCCAGGAGCTCGGCCTCCATCCCCCCTCGGCCCCTGCAGCCCGGCTGCAGTTTGGAGGGGCCCCTCGGCGCTCGGGGCGCGCGGCCGGGGGTTGGCCGGGTGTGTGCACGCCCACCACGGCGGCGTGAGGCCAGCACCGCCTCTGCCTCGGCTCAGACCCTGCCCGTGTGGTCAGCTGTGGGTGACCCCAGCGCAGATGCAGGAGCTGCAGCCTGCCACTCGGAGTGTCCGGGGGGCCCCTTcctgccccggcccccaccccagccccgggCTTAGGCTACATTAGCAGAGCTTTCGTGTCTGAGATCAGAGTGAGGAGCAGGAGCTCCCGTGGTTCGGCTGTACTGGGAAGCTAGGCCGCTTCCAGACCCCGTATTTAAGACAAGAGTTCCCCAGGAGATGGACAGGCATAAGGGCAGGTGTCCCACACCCCTGCCCGGAGGTTGTGAAGGGCCCTGGACACACAGAAGTGATGGGAAGGCGTGGCTTGCTCCGAGCGCTCCCAAATGCACCAGGGGCTGCGTGCCCACGGCGAGTGTGGCCGGAGGGCTTGGCTGCGAGGCCACTAGTGCAAGGCCGTCGTGCTGCTTTGGCGTCTCCAGCTCCAGCCTGGCGTATCCAGGATGCCTGGATCCTGGGCTGAGGAGCAGGGCCCGgtggccagaggctgggggtccaggccttgccaggaggagggaggtgaggggctCGGTAGGAAGGGAGCCGGCTTGCAGACTAACGACAgaatttgatcctgggtctgctGCGATGTGTCTGGGAACTCCGGGCAAGCCTGGTCGCTTGTTGGAACccgtttcctgatctgtaaactGTAGAAAAAACTGTGGGACCCCCCTCGGTATCTGAGGGTAAGGTGTGTGCGGCCAGCCGGGCCCTGCACTCAGACCACCCTGGTGTCGGGCCGTACGCCCTCCGGTCCCCTTGTGCCGAGGTGGCCAGGCGGCAGCGAGGCTGGAGGCAGCTGGGTTTGGAGAGGGTCCCACGCCCTGGGGCCGCCCCAGTGCACTGGTGCTCACCGCGTGGTCTCTGTTGGGCAGGGCGGAGAACTACTGGTGGCGCGGCCAGAACACGCGGACGCTGTGTGTGGGGCCCTTCCCTCGCAACGTGGTGACCTCCGTGGCTGGCCTGTCGGCCCAGGACATCAGTCAGCCGCTGCAGAACAGCTTCATCCACACGGGACATGGCGACAGCGACCCCCGCCACTGCTGGGGCTTCCCCGACAAGATTGACGAGTGAGTGCGCCGGGGTGGGCTGTGGCCTGTGGCGCCAGAGTCTGCAGCCCCCAGAAGCCGTCCCTGCAGGCTCAAGGGGGGGGCGGTGTCGGGAGCCCAAGGATGGTTGGTGCCACCCCACCTGTCTCGGAACCACCTTTGGAAGGGCTTCAGCAGGAACGCCTGTGTCACGCTCCCTGGTGTTGGGGCGGTAGTGGCCCTGCTTACCCcgcacggtcctggagacccagcctCCTGGGTCAAGCCCTGGGGGTGCACACAGGCCCAGGGGACACGCCGCTGTGTCCTGGGGAGGGGGGCGTAGACAaagagctccctgtggggagactccAGAGGGAAGGTTTGGCAGCTGCCCTGCTTGCCTGCTCACTCTGCACTtggggggccccgggggggcTCAGTGTCCTTTAAGTGAAAGGAGGAGGTCCCTGGGGGGGCATCCGGAGGACACAGGAAGAGAAGTAGTCCCTTCCCGGGTACCCTGCCCCAGCGAGCCTCCCGGCAGCTCCTGAGCGAGCGCCCGCTTCATGCCTCCTTGCTGGCAGCGGGGGCTCCCGGCAGCCCTTCCTGCTCTGGCTTCTGGGGCACAGGGAGGCAGGCCGTccccctcgccctcgccctcgccccccAACGCGGAGCCTGGGAGAGCAACCGCTGCCTCCTACGTCCCAGGAGCCAGCACGAGCCTGAGGGAAGGGGCGAGCTGTGTAGAGGCCCTCTGGCCCGCTCCTGGCGTGCTGCGGCCAGCCCAGCCCGGTCCTCCAGGCTTTCCTCAGCCCCGGGCCTAAGTGCCAGGGCCTGACAGTCCGCACGGGGGCTGGGAGGGTGACCGGGGAGCAAGCCAGGTGGCCCAGCCCCCCTTCTGCctggtgggggagagaggggcCTCCTGCGCCCCCGACGGCGTGGTGCGGCCCGATGCCTCTGGGCCCGGTGGGTCAGAAGAGCACGTGTGGGCAGGTGACGGCCAGGCGTGGGTTGGGGCGCCGCGGCAGTTGCAGGGGTCGGGGTCAGGAGCTccgtctctgccctccccacagCTCCCGGCCCGTGTAGTCTTCGGGGAGCTGCCGTGAGTTGGGGGTCCTGGGCTCCCGACCCAGGTTCTTGGCGGGGCTTGGCTCAGGTGGTTCTCTGCGTGCACTCAGGGTTCTGGTCTCGGCCTGGCCCCGGGCATCTCCTCCCCCTGGGGCCGCTCCAcgtgcctcccccagccccaccatcTGACCCGGTCGTCCTCCCACAGACTGTATCTGGGAAACCCCATGGATCCTCCTGACCTGCTGAGCGTGGAACTGAGCACCCCCCGGCCCACCCAGCATCTAGGAAGGCTGAAAAGTAAGAGCCCGGCCTCCCTCCCGGCGCCCCCTTGTGCGTCCCCCGGCCCACCCAGCATCTAGGAAGGCTGAAAAGTAAGAGTCCGGCCTCCCTCCCGGCGCCCCCTTGTGCGTCCGCTGCCCAGTAGCAGGCTGCCCTGGCTCCGGGACAGTGGGGTCAGGGCTGCAGGGGGACAGCTGTGCCCTGGCTCCGGCTGGCTGTGGGTGCAAGACGAGAGGCCGCTGCATCCGCTGAGGTGGGCATCCCCGGCTGGCCGTGTTGGCCTGCCCGCCGCAGcgtccccctctctcctccccacgcACTCAGATCCTGCCTTTCCTCACTCCCCCTAAGCCTGCTGTCCTCTCCCGAGCCAAAACCACCCCGCAGGCTTCACGCTGGCCAGGAGCCTCATCCACCTCCCGGATCCTGTGCCTGTCGTTCTGGAACGCGGGCTCCCCCCATCCTGCCGCCCCACTGCTTCCCATTGCTGTTGGGTTTGTACTGTTGGCTCGGCCCCTGTTCAccaccctctctctgtctctctccacgCTGCcctcctgtctgtctgtcttctctCCCCTGTCTCGCCCGCTCTGTCCCTTCTGCTCTCCGCATGGCCTTTCTTGCAGGGGAGCCTCCACCTCGCCCACCTCAGCCTGCCATCTTCGCTCAGAGTAAGTGGGGCCGGTCTCGAAGCcttggcccctgcccctgcccctgccccctctctcctctcattcCTCCTCTCCTGGAAGGTACAGCGCCCTGGTGGGCTggcggggtggcgggggggcggggggcatgcCGTGTGTGCTGTGAGCTTTGGCTGCTGACCTGGCCCAGCatgcctgcctctcccccgaCCCCCCAAAGCCCAGGCTTCTGGAGCAAGTGTGTGGTCCCGGCGCCCGCCTCTCCACCGTCACGCGGCCTGGTCCCGCTCCCTCTGGGACCCGCAGATGCCGTGTCGGGGCTTCACGGTGCTTGGTCAGGAGCTCTGTGCTCTCCGAGGACAGCTCCTGTTGCCCTTGATGGTGGGGGATTGTCCGTGGCCCCCGCCTGCACTAATGGTGTGCGTAATGGGGTGGGGATATGGGGTTACCAGCCGGGGCCCAGGAGTCTGGGGCGTTCGGGGCCTTGTGTGTCGGGGTATCATATGGCTGTGAGGTACCGCTTGCTCTAGCTGAGATGGAGGCAGGGGTCCATGAGCCCATGTGGAGAACTGAGTGTCCGGAGCAGGTTCTGTCCTCCTGTTGGAACAGGGTTGGTGTGCGTGGAGGAATTTGGCAGCCGAGGGGCTAATCTCTGGGGGCGTtgggagtggggggcgggggagggtacTTGTCTCTCTTCCCTGTCCCCCTGCCTGACACTGCCTTCCCGGTggggtctccctccctctcctagAGCCAACCTATGACCCTGTGAGTGAGGACCAGGACCCCCTGTCCAGCGACTTCAAGAGGCTGGGCCTCCGGAAACCAGCCCTGACCCGTGGGCTGTGGCTCGCGAAGCCCTCCGCTCGGGTGCCCGGCACCAAGGCGGGTCGTGGCGGTGGGGGCGAGGTCACGCTCATTGACTTTGGCGAGGAGCCCGTCGTCCCCACCCCCCGGCCCTGCGCGCCCTCACTGGCGCAGCTGGCCATGGATGCCTGTTCCTTACTGGACAAGACCCCGCCGCAGAGCCCCACGCgggccctgccccggcccctgcaccCCACGCCCGTGGTGGACTGGGACGCCCGCCCGCTGCCCCCGCCTCCTGCCTACGACGATGTGGCCCAGGACGAGGATGACTTCGAGGTCTGCTCCATCAACAGCACCCTGGTGGGTGCAGGGGTCCGCACTGGGCCCAGCCAGGGCGAAACCAATTACGCCTTTGTGCCTGAGCAGGCACAGCTGCTCCCTCCCCTGGAGGACAATCTGTTCCTCCCACCCCAGGGTGGGAGCAAGCCGCCCAACTCGGCCCAGACCGCAGAGATCTTCCAGGCGCTGCAGCAGGAGTGCATGCGGCAGCTGCAGGTCCCGGCTGGCTCCCTGAGCCCTCCTCCTGGCCCGGCCCCAGCGGGTGAGGACaagccccaggtgcccccccgcGTGCCCATTCCCCCGAGGCCCACCCGCCCACGGGGCGAGCTGTCTCCAGCCCCCTCAGGCGAGGAGGAGATAGGGCGGTGGCCTGgacccgcctcccctccccgggtGCCTCCCCGGGAGCCCCTGTCCCCTCAAGGCTCACGGACCCCTAGCCCCCTGGTTCCACCCGGCGGCTCCCCGCTGCCACCTCGGCTCTCCAGCTCACCTGGGAAGACCATGCCCACCACCCAGAGCTTCGCCTCCGACCCCAAGTACGCCACACCCCAAGTGATCCAGGCACCCGGCCCGCGGGCTGGTCCCTGCATCCTGCCCATTGTCCGCGATGGCAAGAAGGTCAGCAGCACCCACTACTACCTGCTGCCCGAGCGCCCACCCTACCTGGAACGCTATCAGCGCTTCCTGCGTGAGGCTCAGAGCCCTGAAGAGCCGGCCCCCCTGCCCGTGCCCCTGCTGCTGCCCCCGCCCAGCACCCCGGCTCCTGCTGCCCCCACTGCCACCGTTCGACCGATGCCCCAGGCCGCCCCCGATCCCAAGGCCAACTTCTCCACCAACAACAGTAATCCAGGGCCCCGGCCACCAGCCCTGCGGGCCGCTGCTCGGCTGCCACagaggggctgccctggggacgGGCCGGAGGCTGGACGGCCGGCAGACAAGGTCCAGATGGTGAGCACCAGGCCCGGCTGctgggcggaggggcggggcctgagggcCCCAGAGGAATGGGCCCAGGCGGTGCTGACgggtaggtgggtgggtgtgCCCAGCTGCAGGCCATGGTGCATGGGGTGACCACAGAGGAGTGCCAGGCGGCCCTGCAGAGCCACAGCTGGAGCGTGCAGAGGGCTGCACAGTATCTGAAGgtacccccacctcccgcccactcTGGCTTTCAGGGACCCTGAAGACTGGCTCTGCCGCTCTCACCTCCCCTGACCCCTCCCTGCCATCCTGCCTCTggctctcctctgcccccaccctggctGGTGCCCTTCAGCCCCAGCGTGTCCCATGGCACCACCCTCTGCTCCTCAGGTGGAGCAGCTCTTTGGGTTGGGTCTGCGGCCGCGAAGCGAGTGCCACAAAGTGCTGGAGATGTGCGACTGGAACTTGGAGCAGGCTGGCTGCCACCTGCTGGGCTCCTGCGGCCCTGCCCACCACAAGTGAGTGAGCGCCCCCCCACTCGGCCCCGGGGTCCCCCAGCTTGGGGGGGGATGGCGGCCCATGCTGCGGGGCAGGCAGTTCCGGGTGAAAGAAGTTTCTTCTAAGCCCGCTTAGATGTTTCAGCACCTGGTCCGGATGAACTTGGGGGTCCGAGGAGCCCCTGCCCCGTGGGGGCTTCCTCAGGCTTTACGGTGCCCGCCGCCCTCTGGCCGTCTCAGCAGCAAcactgctgtcttttttttttttttttttttttgaagctagAACACATCCCAGGGTggtaaattccaaaattattgcTGACTCTTCAGCTAGATTCGCCTGGTACTAGGAGGCCCGCTCGTGCCCACCCGCACTAGCCGTTCTGTACCCTTGACAGAGGGGCTTTCTGGTTGTTTCCCCTCCTGTAGGCGCTGAGGTGTCTGGAGAGCCAGAGGGTCTGTCCTGAAGGAATCACTTGAGTCTGTCCATCTGACAAGGGTGGGGAGGTCCCCCCCCAGCCCGGAGGACCTGCTGCCACTTGCTGCTCCTAGTGGCGGAGCAAGGCCAAGGCAGCAGGAGACTGGGAGCCCCGCCTTGCCGTCCCCCCTCACCCAGTGCTGTCCCTGCAACTTTGGATCAGCTCTTGGTGCCCCTGGCCAAGGGGTAGGAAGGAGCCCTGTGaaggcgggcctgggggcggccTCCGCGGGCCCTGCAGGCGAGCTGCCCCTGCGCCAGCCCCTggtgggggcctggggcgggAGAGTGTCCCCAGGCTCTGCCGCCGCCGGGGAAGCCAGGCTTGACCCATGCCGGGAGGATGTGCTGGCCCCACAGAAGGGGGCCAGCACCCAGCAGGCCCTCAGGGCAGCGCCCTTCTCCAGGGATCTCCTGGTGGGCATTGGGATGTCGGAGAGAATGTGACTTGTGGCCACACCATGGATACGTTATGGGACTTGGCAGGTCTTAGGATCTTGTGCCTGGAAATAGCCCTAGGTGGCTGAGGAAGCAGAGCAAGGGTGCCAGATTGTTCTTTGGCAGGGACCAGGGCCCAAGGCCCCAGGGTTGGAAGGAGACCAAGGGGGCAGCTGCCCTGGAGGGACACCAGCGCTTCCTCTTTGACCCAGCTCCTCCCCTGTGCTGTTCCGTGTTTTCCTGCCAGCGTCTGCCACCAAAGTTGCTGCCCCGGCTATGGATCCCTGCTTCTTCCAGAGAAATAAAGCTAGTTTCTATTTTATGTTACTTCCTtgtccctgcctgtgtctttgcctctcggGCAACAGCCTGAGGTCCCCGAGGTCccccggcggggggtggggggggtggggggacagcatCAGTCAGCAGCAGGCCTCGGGGCGCCCCCTGTGGACAGAGGGGGGAAGTGCGGCCTGGGTGACCCTCAGGGTGCTCTCCCCTTCGGggttcacccccagccccccgagTTCTTGCTCCGAGCTCCAGAGGGCAGGACGCGCTGCCGGAGCGGGTGGAGCAGCTCACTTAGCTGGAGCTAAGGCAACGTCCGAACAAGGAGAGCTTCAGTGCgtgtcttagttttgttttgctgaGTATTTCGTATGGGTCAGAGTTCAGAGGGGGTTGGGGCCGCAGTGaagccacctcccctccccagggaCCGCCTGCACCATCGGTGTCTTGGGTTTTTCGCTTAGACTGCTCGGCAGAGTTCATAGTCGCACTGAACGAGCGTCCCGTTCTCGTTTGGGGCCGCGTGGACGTACCTCGTCACCCCGTGGACCGAGGGCGTTGAGTCTTGCCCAGTCCTTTGCTGCAGCAGATGGCAGGCGGCTGTCTTCCCCGCCGAAGCCAGCCGGGAGGACGGGTGACGGGTTCCCGGGAGCGGAGCCCCGAGTCGCAGCGCGTGCAGCAACCACGGGGCTCGCTGGGCCCCTCCGTGGAGCACGGTCTCGGGCAGCCGCAGCGACCCGGGCCTCCCACGGCTCACGGAGCCTCTGGGGTTCGCCCGCGAGACAGGTCTCCCTGGCTTGaagttgcatttctctaatgagtGAATAAACCTAAAAAATGACACGGGCcgtttacatttccttttctgcGAGCTGCCTGGTAATACCCTTGGCCCGTTTAAAAGGCaaattattgggatccctgggtggcgcagcggtttggtgcctgcctttggcccagggcgcgatcctggagacccgggatcgaatcccacatcaggctcccggtgcatggagcctgcttctcccactgcctgtgtctctgcctctctctctctctctctgtgactatcattaaaaaaaaaaaaaaaaaaaaggcaaattattaGTCTGTCACTGGTTCTTGGGAAACGACCGGAGCAAAGGAATTAGCCCTTGGAGCTTCACCACGTCTGAGCAGGACGGTGTCTGGAGAGCCAGAGGGTCTGCCCTGGAGGGGGCTGCCCTCCTCCTCAGATCCTGAGAGACGAAGCTGACGGTTTAGGTTTGCTAAAAGCAACACCAAGGCCATTTAGGACGGAGCTGGGCGcggtctgtgtgtctctgctccAGGCCGGCCCGCCGGGGCCCTCGGGCCTGGGAGATCTGGAGCCTTCAGATCCAGGCCTGTTCTGTGCACCCTGTGTGCCAAGTCAAGAGCTCAATTCTAGTTAAAAtattactgggcagccccgggggcccagcggtttagggccgccttcggcccagggtgtgaccctggagtcctgggatgagtcccacgtcgggctccctgcatggagcctgcttctccctctgcctgggtctctgcctctcatgaataaattaaaaaaaaaaaaaatactattattaaaaataaatatttttaaagtttttacttattAGAAGAGCGTGTGTGTGCTTGAGAACacgagtggggtggggggggcagggggtgcagaggaagaagcagactccctgctcagccctgattcagggctccatcccaggaaccccaggtgGGGAGCTGAGCCCAAGTCGGAGGCCcggctgactgagccacccaggcgcctctagaAAGTATAATCACAACATATCaccagggacgtctgggtggctcgggttggacgtctgcctttggcccagggtgtgaccctgggctcctgggatcgagtcctgcatcgggctccctgcatggagcctgctcctccctctgcctgggtctctgcctctctctctctttccctccctatgtctctcatgaataaataaataaagctaatttGGGGCTTTGCGGTTAGACCTGGATTCTGTTCTCAGCTGTATGGGTCTTGGAAAAGTTACTTAGCCTTTCTGAGCCTATAAACTGGGAGGCTAGTCATCCCTGCTTTTTAGGGCggttgtgtggattaaatgagcTTGTGTAGGCCAAGTATCCTGCTTGGTACACAGCCCATGACAAGTGCCCAATAAAGCGTAATCATTGTACATTTTTTCACGTCCCTGCTGTTTGTATCAATCAGCTTGCATTACTCACCGACCACAGCTCTGTGCACACTTgccttctctttccatttccccttaatttcactttttttttttttttgaaataatgtcttctttggcaacaaagtcattcctttttataggtCATGGACATGTtcaagtccatttttttttcaagtccattttttaaaaatgtttgttggtAAACGGTGGCAGAGCTAGTACATCTCAGAAGGAGCTTTTGCAAGAGTGACCGCAAAGGAGCAGGGGCTCCTCAGAGTATCAGGAAACCCAGTGTAGTTTTGCCAGATACTCAGTTCCCTAAGTCCGAGGGCTTCCTGCTATTTGTTTCACTCTAACCAGCCTGCCAGCATCTCCGGGGTTTATTGAAAAGATCTTAAGGGAGGATTTTGAAAAAGCTGGTCCGGGCTTGTTTGCCAACAAGGCCAATCAATAAATCAaggattcagggatccctgggtggctcagcggttgagcacctgccttcggcccggggcctggtcctggggtccggggtcccacgtcaggctccctgcatggagcctgcttctccctctgcctgtgtctctgcgtctctcatgaataaataaataaaatctttaaaaatcaatcaaggaTTCACTGGGGACCTCAGTCAAGTCCTGAAGAGGGAACACAAGCTGAAGGGACAGTCTGCCCAGAGGACTGACAGCAGAACGTGGGGCCAAGTACTCTAAGATCCTTATGTGCCAGGAGCCTTGGGGGCAAAGGAGGTGGCTTCCTGGAGTAGGTGACATTGTGCCGACTGGTTGGGGACGAAGAGGCGTGTGTCAGGAAGGTGAGGGGCATCAAACACTGCAGGTGGAGGGAACAGACTTGGTGGAAGGCCTGAAGTTCGCTAAGGCTGGAAGCCATCCTTTTGCTGTGTTTTGGGGCCGAGTGCGATCCTGATCCCGGCGAGTGGGGCAGGCCTGTGTCATGAAGTGGCAGGTGTGACATCCTGAGTCCTTTTGAGTGTGTGGACAAAGGGAGGCCGCGGAGGGTGGGCAGGGGACTGACACGGCCCGTGTGTGTTTTTAGAGCGAGCGAGAGCCCTGCGTGACCGTGGCAAGCGGCTCCACTTTAGCCTCGAGTGAGGAGCGATGGAGTAAGTGTGTCTCGCTGCACGCTGGGAACCGAAAGGTGTTCTTAATTAGAAGCAAATTAATCTTTATGGAAATTTGACCTTGGGGGATGGAGGGATCACCAACCCCTAGAACCCCTGGCTAGAGCTGGGATTCCCAAAGGCCAGTGCTGGTCTGGGGACAAGTTTTCATGGGTCTGAGTTGAAATGACAAGAATAAGAATAATACAGAGgagtttttcttaaaatgtaatcAGGTCCGAGGACTGCCTTTATTCGGAGATTTTGTCTTCCTACCTTTTTGGTATTGAAACAGCTATTCCTGAGTGGTGATGGCCGTGGTGGCGGCGGGTGGTCGATTTGTCCCCATGCCCTCATGCAGCCGTGCAAGGCAGTTACTGTTAGGGTCCCTGAAATCTAGGGTCCTTGGGGCCGAGGGCGCCTGTGTCCGCAGCACCGCCTGTCGGCCAA is from Canis lupus baileyi chromosome 35, mCanLup2.hap1, whole genome shotgun sequence and encodes:
- the TNK2 gene encoding activated CDC42 kinase 1 isoform X13; the encoded protein is MQPEEGTGWLLELLSEVQLQQYFLRLRDDLNVTRLSHFEYVKNEDLEKIGMGRPGQRRLWEAVKRRKAMCKRKSWMSKVFSGKRLEAEFPPHHSQSTFRKTSPTPGGPAGEGPLQSLTCLIGERDLHLFEKLGDGSFGVVRRGEWDAPSGKTMSVAVKCLKPDVLSQPEAMDDFIREVNAMHSLDHRNLIRLYGVVLTPPMKMVTELAPLGSLLDRLRKHQGHFLLGTLSRYAVQVAEGMGYLESKRFIHRDLAARNLLLATRDLVKIGDFGLMRALPQNDDHYVMQEHRKVPFAWCAPESLKTRTFSHASDTWMFGVTLWEMFTYGQEPWIGLNGSQILHKIDKEGERLPRPEDCPQDVYNVMVQCWAHKPEDRPTFVALRDFLLEAQPTDMRALQDFEEPDKLHIQMNDVITVIEGRAENYWWRGQNTRTLCVGPFPRNVVTSVAGLSAQDISQPLQNSFIHTGHGDSDPRHCWGFPDKIDELYLGNPMDPPDLLSVELSTPRPTQHLGRLKREPPPRPPQPAIFAQKPTYDPVSEDQDPLSSDFKRLGLRKPALTRGLWLAKPSARVPGTKAGRGGGGEVTLIDFGEEPVVPTPRPCAPSLAQLAMDACSLLDKTPPQSPTRALPRPLHPTPVVDWDARPLPPPPAYDDVAQDEDDFEVCSINSTLVGAGVRTGPSQGETNYAFVPEQAQLLPPLEDNLFLPPQGGSKPPNSAQTAEIFQALQQECMRQLQVPAGSLSPPPGPAPAGEDKPQVPPRVPIPPRPTRPRGELSPAPSGEEEIGRWPGPASPPRVPPREPLSPQGSRTPSPLVPPGGSPLPPRLSSSPGKTMPTTQSFASDPKYATPQVIQAPGPRAGPCILPIVRDGKKVSSTHYYLLPERPPYLERYQRFLREAQSPEEPAPLPVPLLLPPPSTPAPAAPTATVRPMPQAAPDPKANFSTNNSNPGPRPPALRAAARLPQRGCPGDGPEAGRPADKVQMLQAMVHGVTTEECQAALQSHSWSVQRAAQYLKVEQLFGLGLRPRSECHKVLEMCDWNLEQAGCHLLGSCGPAHHK
- the TNK2 gene encoding activated CDC42 kinase 1 isoform X6, with product MPAARRFPGLELSFPLLARLRRRLYTRLGSSSMQPEEGTGWLLELLSEVQLQQYFLRLRDDLNVTRLSHFEYVKNEDLEKIGMGRPGQRRLWEAVKRRKAMCKRKSWMSKVFSGKRLEAEFPPHHSQSTFRKTSPTPGGPAGEGPLQSLTCLIGERDLHLFEKLGDGSFGVVRRGEWDAPSGKTMSVAVKCLKPDVLSQPEAMDDFIREVNAMHSLDHRNLIRLYGVVLTPPMKMVTELAPLGSLLDRLRKHQGHFLLGTLSRYAVQVAEGMGYLESKRFIHRDLAARNLLLATRDLVKIGDFGLMRALPQNDDHYVMQEHRKVPFAWCAPESLKTRTFSHASDTWMFGVTLWEMFTYGQEPWIGLNGSQILHKIDKEGERLPRPEDCPQDVYNVMVQCWAHKPEDRPTFVALRDFLLEAQPTDMRALQDFEEPDKLHIQMNDVITVIEGRAENYWWRGQNTRTLCVGPFPRNVVTSVAGLSAQDISQPLQNSFIHTGHGDSDPRHCWGFPDKIDELYLGNPMDPPDLLSVELSTPRPTQHLGRLKREPPPRPPQPAIFAQSKWGRSRSLGPCPCPCPLSPLIPPLLEEPTYDPVSEDQDPLSSDFKRLGLRKPALTRGLWLAKPSARVPGTKAGRGGGGEVTLIDFGEEPVVPTPRPCAPSLAQLAMDACSLLDKTPPQSPTRALPRPLHPTPVVDWDARPLPPPPAYDDVAQDEDDFEVCSINSTLVGAGVRTGPSQGETNYAFVPEQAQLLPPLEDNLFLPPQGGSKPPNSAQTAEIFQALQQECMRQLQVPAGSLSPPPGPAPAGEDKPQVPPRVPIPPRPTRPRGELSPAPSGEEEIGRWPGPASPPRVPPREPLSPQGSRTPSPLVPPGGSPLPPRLSSSPGKTMPTTQSFASDPKYATPQVIQAPGPRAGPCILPIVRDGKKVSSTHYYLLPERPPYLERYQRFLREAQSPEEPAPLPVPLLLPPPSTPAPAAPTATVRPMPQAAPDPKANFSTNNSNPGPRPPALRAAARLPQRGCPGDGPEAGRPADKVQMVEQLFGLGLRPRSECHKVLEMCDWNLEQAGCHLLGSCGPAHHKR